From the genome of Nitrospira lenta, one region includes:
- a CDS encoding glycosyltransferase: protein MLTERVTLYIPVYNAARYLHEVLPAVMAQTYPLAEVLVVDDGSVDDSAHIVEQATATARYPMRLIRHDRNRGLGAARNTAIEHTTTPIIAAIDSDVVLEPDWLATLLPLLREPGIAGAGGRLIERYVIGPGDVWRDTFMRQSHGDVAREVGGLFGSNTVFWTDMLRSVEGYDPRCRTNGEDAIMAERLKAIGLRFRYTPDARCWHLRQDTVPSIMNTFWRWLYFSKQDEKLVVSKVLRSSVQNFRDLFWTMSRSIRAGKLSCVWIALLLPFYRSCKDWQCYVVARKKGGSV, encoded by the coding sequence ATGCTTACTGAGCGGGTTACCCTATATATCCCTGTATATAATGCCGCGCGGTATCTGCACGAGGTACTGCCAGCTGTCATGGCACAAACGTATCCTCTCGCTGAGGTTCTTGTGGTCGACGATGGGTCGGTAGATGACTCGGCTCATATTGTTGAGCAGGCGACGGCGACGGCGCGCTATCCAATGCGGCTTATTCGGCACGATCGGAATCGGGGGTTGGGTGCTGCCAGAAACACAGCAATTGAGCACACTACAACGCCGATTATTGCGGCAATCGATTCGGATGTGGTGCTTGAGCCTGATTGGCTGGCGACTCTTCTGCCACTGCTCCGCGAGCCTGGTATAGCCGGCGCCGGAGGACGCCTGATTGAGCGGTATGTGATAGGGCCTGGTGATGTATGGCGGGACACGTTCATGCGCCAGTCGCATGGCGATGTAGCTCGTGAGGTGGGAGGGCTGTTCGGATCGAATACGGTATTCTGGACGGATATGCTGCGAAGTGTTGAAGGGTATGATCCTCGCTGTCGTACAAATGGCGAGGATGCCATCATGGCAGAACGGCTCAAGGCGATCGGCCTGCGTTTTCGGTATACGCCAGACGCACGCTGTTGGCATCTTCGTCAAGATACCGTCCCTAGCATAATGAATACATTTTGGCGATGGCTCTACTTTTCAAAACAGGACGAAAAGCTGGTTGTTTCGAAAGTATTGCGTTCATCCGTTCAAAATTTTCGTGATCTCTTCTGGACCATGTCGCGGTCAATTCGTGCAGGGAAACTATCCTGTGTATGGATTGCGCTTCTGCTCCCATTCTATCGATCCTGTAAGGATTGGCAATGCTATGTCGTGGCGCGTAAGAAAGGTGGATCCGTATGA
- a CDS encoding class I SAM-dependent methyltransferase: MTANSKSAASNPDDQYFQLDRGDVAALVPRECQTILEIGSGFGSLGRALMARQSCTVDGVEINPAAAVHLGGAYRRFWIGNVEQVELDGAVQDYDCLLFPDVLEHLVDPWAVLDRFCRVLRPGGIVVASIPNVRNFALLYRLIVLGTWAYEASGLLDRGHLRFFTRQSIAEMFARSGLEIELWHCNRDRYAGIRRVVAWPATLLVPDIDVCQYLVRARKL; the protein is encoded by the coding sequence ATGACGGCCAATTCGAAGAGTGCGGCATCCAATCCGGACGACCAGTATTTCCAGCTTGATCGTGGCGATGTGGCTGCTCTGGTTCCACGGGAGTGCCAAACGATCCTTGAGATCGGAAGTGGATTCGGTTCGCTGGGGCGTGCGCTGATGGCCCGGCAGTCCTGTACCGTGGACGGGGTCGAAATCAATCCGGCAGCGGCCGTGCATCTTGGCGGAGCCTATCGCCGATTCTGGATTGGGAACGTCGAGCAGGTCGAACTTGACGGGGCTGTTCAGGATTACGACTGCCTGTTATTCCCCGATGTCCTGGAGCACCTGGTTGATCCGTGGGCTGTCTTAGATCGATTCTGCCGAGTGCTTCGACCTGGAGGGATTGTCGTCGCCAGCATCCCTAATGTGCGCAATTTCGCCTTGCTCTATCGTCTGATCGTGCTCGGGACGTGGGCGTATGAAGCTTCCGGGTTATTAGATCGCGGCCATCTCCGCTTCTTTACCCGGCAGTCGATTGCCGAGATGTTTGCCCGCAGCGGCCTGGAAATTGAGCTCTGGCACTGCAATCGAGATCGTTATGCGGGAATTCGTCGTGTGGTGGCCTGGCCGGCCACACTGCTGGTGCCCGATATCGATGTGTGTCAGTACCTGGTGCGAGCCAGAAAGTTGTGA
- a CDS encoding CgeB family protein yields the protein MTTSAGNNVLIIASLTPTCTAHYFIRAFRQLGCVVNVCSDVPDESADLRVHGTVDVPRVIAQLGVAPEYVLFIEGGTMQVLPMGLERVPCVTAWYGIDTHMDYSKHLRIGRLFDVTFVAQKEYVERLRADGLRQIHWLPLGFAAELLPSPLPERTIDIAYVGSDRVAANQERHALLGALRREFSSTHFGTATPEEMGRIYASARVVFNKSVKNDVNMRFFEAAGAGAVLVTDEIVDNGVEDLFEEGTHYVSYQDEASLIRATRDLLADPRRCTAIGERARQHVLEHHTYRHRAAYIKGVLSGSSKAVSPQPEDYFAACLSLGLLGAALGAVAQAMAVSSASMYRASMGAFVSPILRGLATLVCFVERVRAYWTTRRRVISIFPAVRR from the coding sequence GTGACGACATCAGCCGGAAACAACGTACTGATCATTGCGTCGTTGACGCCGACATGTACGGCACACTACTTCATTCGTGCCTTCCGGCAGCTTGGTTGTGTGGTCAATGTCTGTTCCGATGTGCCCGACGAGTCGGCCGATCTGCGGGTGCATGGCACTGTGGATGTGCCTCGAGTCATCGCTCAACTCGGCGTTGCACCGGAGTATGTTCTTTTTATCGAAGGAGGGACCATGCAGGTTCTTCCAATGGGGCTGGAACGCGTGCCGTGCGTGACGGCCTGGTATGGCATCGATACCCATATGGATTACTCCAAGCATCTGCGGATCGGGCGGTTGTTCGATGTCACCTTCGTTGCCCAAAAGGAATATGTTGAGCGCCTACGCGCCGATGGGCTGCGACAGATCCATTGGCTTCCGCTTGGTTTTGCAGCAGAGTTGCTGCCGTCGCCGCTGCCTGAGCGAACCATCGATATTGCTTATGTAGGGTCGGACCGGGTTGCCGCCAATCAGGAGCGGCATGCGTTGCTGGGGGCGTTGCGCCGCGAATTTTCTTCGACGCATTTTGGGACGGCCACCCCTGAAGAAATGGGCCGCATCTATGCCAGTGCGCGGGTGGTGTTCAATAAGAGCGTGAAGAATGATGTGAACATGCGTTTCTTTGAAGCGGCCGGAGCCGGCGCGGTGCTTGTGACCGATGAGATTGTGGACAATGGCGTCGAAGATTTGTTCGAAGAGGGGACACACTACGTATCTTATCAGGATGAGGCGTCACTCATCCGTGCGACGCGCGACCTCCTTGCTGATCCACGACGTTGTACGGCGATAGGGGAGCGTGCTCGTCAGCATGTGCTGGAGCACCACACCTATCGGCACCGGGCAGCGTATATTAAGGGCGTATTATCAGGCTCCAGCAAAGCTGTTTCTCCACAGCCAGAAGATTACTTTGCCGCGTGTTTGTCACTTGGCTTATTAGGTGCGGCGTTAGGAGCTGTCGCTCAAGCCATGGCCGTATCGTCTGCGAGTATGTATCGGGCTAGCATGGGGGCTTTCGTATCCCCAATCTTGCGAGGGTTGGCGACCCTGGTCTGTTTTGTAGAGCGAGTGCGGGCCTATTGGACTACTAGACGACGTGTAATTTCGATATTCCCAGCCGTAAGGAGATGA
- a CDS encoding methyltransferase domain-containing protein: MWHRLLQAVLARRPVVYDGTFFREEWFQGWEELRYVLEQLVRESGHWRRVLDFGCGPGVMIDHMNTCGFDYVGCDYSDSAHRLYLSRFGAYPQQYVSQLSVVNMADFDVLLSFDVFEHMADDEIAQVLEASKPIPELFLNISRDWRTPGHINIRSDRAWTAFFKRHGLQLREDLTVRLRQRYRELRPGCQDRWDRNIFVLSRGRAV, translated from the coding sequence ATGTGGCATAGGCTTCTGCAAGCAGTGCTTGCTCGCCGTCCCGTGGTCTACGATGGGACATTTTTCCGTGAGGAGTGGTTCCAGGGATGGGAGGAGTTGCGTTATGTGCTGGAGCAGCTCGTTCGTGAATCAGGGCACTGGCGTCGGGTCCTTGATTTTGGCTGCGGGCCAGGAGTGATGATCGATCATATGAACACGTGCGGTTTCGACTATGTCGGTTGTGATTATTCTGACTCGGCGCATCGCCTGTATCTAAGCCGGTTTGGCGCGTATCCTCAGCAATATGTGTCGCAGCTCAGTGTGGTGAATATGGCGGACTTCGATGTGCTGCTCTCCTTCGATGTCTTTGAACATATGGCCGACGATGAGATTGCTCAGGTGTTGGAGGCCAGCAAGCCGATCCCGGAGCTGTTTCTGAATATCAGCCGTGATTGGCGTACGCCCGGCCATATCAACATCAGATCGGATCGGGCATGGACGGCGTTTTTCAAGCGCCACGGACTCCAGTTGCGCGAAGATCTCACCGTACGGCTGCGGCAGCGGTATCGGGAGTTGCGGCCGGGCTGCCAGGATCGGTGGGATCGGAATATATTCGTATTGTCGCGCGGGCGAGCGGTATGA
- a CDS encoding class I SAM-dependent methyltransferase: MILSDVKRLVYDYTRVRTISARGPGYSALSHYRFFRHIMASLASAVGKQPRRCLIVGVYFGRDIMMMADVLAREFPALATTVHIVGVDKFEDAPCDDWPEEARRLSWAEAGFGAAPSLEQTQRIIQPHFDYPQVELIRSRAEDYLESAPSAEFDWIYIDTAHDYESTCRIMRLAMPALKKNGILSGDDYSNAGTWGVQRAVQEVCPDHFVWDNWIWYSRVPQCP; this comes from the coding sequence ATGATTCTGAGTGATGTGAAGCGGCTGGTCTATGACTACACCCGCGTACGGACAATTAGCGCACGGGGACCAGGATATTCGGCGTTATCGCATTATCGGTTTTTCAGGCACATCATGGCCTCACTGGCTTCTGCCGTGGGAAAGCAGCCTCGTCGATGCTTAATTGTGGGCGTCTACTTTGGGCGAGATATCATGATGATGGCAGATGTGTTGGCCAGGGAGTTTCCCGCCTTGGCCACAACGGTCCATATCGTGGGTGTTGATAAGTTTGAAGATGCTCCGTGCGATGACTGGCCGGAAGAAGCGCGGAGGTTGAGTTGGGCTGAGGCAGGGTTTGGCGCCGCACCGTCATTGGAACAGACACAGCGTATTATTCAGCCGCATTTCGACTATCCTCAGGTTGAGCTCATCAGGAGCCGTGCGGAAGACTACCTTGAGTCAGCCCCATCGGCTGAATTTGATTGGATCTATATTGATACGGCGCACGACTATGAATCTACCTGTCGTATTATGCGGCTTGCAATGCCTGCGCTGAAAAAAAACGGAATCTTATCCGGAGATGACTATTCCAATGCCGGGACTTGGGGCGTGCAACGGGCTGTCCAAGAGGTTTGTCCGGACCATTTCGTTTGGGATAACTGGATTTGGTATAGTCGCGTCCCACAATGCCCATGA
- a CDS encoding B12-binding domain-containing radical SAM protein codes for MKVLFSNPPWWEGQEIQFAKKIIPVRRWRQGVRAGSRWPFTAVSRSRPGKYSFGDYVPYPFFMGYAATYVAKMAKVEVALRDSIAIKESYEDYYNFVTAGRFDFIFIESATPSFEHDAAVIRKIRKISPMSKIVLAGPIAALGEKLLAEHDIHAVIKGEYEKGSVKVLNGVNGVLDYDLLTEEEMNAAPFPYYDNTIAHQYYDSNPTGHLFPHAQVWASRGCPFKCIFCVWPATMTGDDPDGKGVRRVRYYTPEYMERFLGHLVKTYGYRSIYFDDDTFNLGDRHTREMCDVMKKIGLPWSAMCRADTIRQETWPVMKESGCFGVKLGFESGNQYVVDKIVNKHLDLAEAQATTRYIQSLGMTVHGTFTVGLPGETTKQMQDTLTFIDETKFDTTQVSGTAEIEGTPLSNLRKEGALKSFEGAKMDDNYDRHVDGGKKWQMLVQKLRDN; via the coding sequence ATGAAAGTGCTTTTTTCCAACCCGCCATGGTGGGAAGGCCAAGAAATACAATTCGCGAAGAAAATCATTCCGGTTCGTCGCTGGAGGCAAGGGGTGCGGGCTGGGAGCCGGTGGCCGTTTACTGCGGTCTCACGGTCTAGGCCTGGTAAATATTCTTTCGGAGACTATGTCCCATATCCGTTTTTTATGGGTTATGCAGCGACATATGTGGCGAAGATGGCAAAGGTTGAAGTAGCCCTGAGGGATAGTATCGCCATAAAGGAGTCCTACGAGGATTACTATAATTTTGTGACAGCGGGGCGATTTGATTTCATTTTTATTGAGTCGGCAACCCCAAGTTTTGAGCATGATGCGGCCGTGATTCGAAAAATTCGAAAAATTAGCCCCATGTCAAAAATAGTTCTTGCCGGGCCTATTGCCGCCCTTGGTGAGAAGTTGCTTGCCGAACACGATATCCATGCGGTTATTAAGGGTGAGTATGAAAAGGGATCGGTCAAAGTGTTAAACGGTGTTAACGGCGTTTTGGACTACGATCTTCTCACTGAGGAGGAGATGAACGCGGCTCCTTTTCCCTATTATGACAATACCATTGCCCACCAGTATTATGACTCGAATCCCACTGGCCATCTGTTCCCCCACGCGCAGGTATGGGCTAGCAGAGGGTGCCCTTTTAAATGCATTTTTTGTGTTTGGCCAGCGACGATGACGGGGGATGACCCTGATGGGAAGGGTGTTCGGCGGGTTCGATACTATACGCCGGAATATATGGAGCGGTTTCTCGGTCATCTGGTAAAGACCTATGGCTATCGATCTATATATTTCGATGACGATACATTTAATCTCGGAGATCGCCATACGAGAGAAATGTGTGACGTGATGAAGAAGATTGGATTGCCCTGGTCCGCGATGTGCCGGGCCGATACCATCCGTCAGGAAACGTGGCCGGTTATGAAGGAGTCTGGATGTTTCGGGGTCAAGCTTGGGTTTGAGAGTGGCAATCAGTACGTGGTTGATAAAATTGTGAATAAACACTTGGACCTGGCCGAGGCTCAGGCAACGACACGGTATATTCAATCTCTTGGGATGACCGTGCACGGGACATTTACAGTAGGGCTTCCCGGAGAAACCACGAAGCAGATGCAAGACACGCTCACGTTTATTGATGAAACCAAGTTTGATACCACTCAAGTATCCGGTACTGCCGAAATCGAAGGCACACCGCTCTCGAACTTACGGAAGGAAGGGGCGCTGAAGTCTTTTGAGGGTGCCAAGATGGATGACAACTATGATCGCCATGTCGATGGGGGAAAGAAATGGCAAATGCTTGTGCAGAAATTGCGAGACAACTGA
- a CDS encoding oligosaccharide flippase family protein, whose protein sequence is MAEALLGRLVSSTVWDAFERLSRGLNVLVGLLFIRYVGPTDFGSYSYLASMYAILAVLTNAGMDAILVRDRARANIQNDELFRAGLALKVGAFVIVWGLGIAATWVMRPALLGLAVLIGPMMLSSVWPYLHGVFRAVLNMRGISLALSINTATFAGIQLVAMSAGASLRMLVLLLALKEVLATAILLLAVHRKGVAPIGSFAWRDVQYLLQESWPILISGALCIVYTRVDQMLLMHWTTSEAVGTYAAAVRFIEYWNIIPSIVLGSLLSGLSRLVGEKERFERAARIVFRLLTVVIVPICVVTAWYSDAIVLVLFGERFQASGQVLALLTWSSLFIFWGTVNNTLLIVLGRQRLDIIFTSASFVVSIGLNVLLIPIFHERGAAVAAVACCATGSLIGFFVRQTRRWSFEMYRSLLLPAALSGCIILLVSMMPVLWYGQVGVFVVLYGMFYMACGIRWKLEEWDVLARALSSRGVLNAY, encoded by the coding sequence ATGGCTGAGGCGTTGCTCGGACGGCTAGTGTCAAGTACGGTATGGGACGCCTTCGAACGGCTCTCGCGTGGATTGAACGTTCTGGTTGGCTTGCTCTTTATTCGCTACGTTGGCCCGACTGATTTCGGCTCCTATTCATATCTTGCTTCGATGTACGCCATTCTTGCCGTGCTAACGAATGCCGGCATGGATGCGATTTTAGTGCGGGATCGGGCCCGTGCGAATATTCAGAATGACGAGTTGTTCCGTGCTGGACTTGCACTCAAAGTCGGAGCGTTTGTCATCGTGTGGGGGCTCGGTATTGCGGCAACGTGGGTGATGCGTCCGGCTCTTCTCGGTCTTGCGGTGCTCATCGGTCCAATGATGCTAAGCAGTGTATGGCCGTATCTGCACGGAGTATTTCGTGCGGTCTTAAATATGCGAGGGATTAGTCTCGCTTTATCTATCAATACGGCTACGTTTGCAGGGATCCAGTTGGTGGCGATGAGCGCAGGTGCATCGCTGCGTATGCTGGTACTGCTTTTGGCGCTGAAAGAAGTTCTGGCGACCGCGATCTTGCTGCTGGCAGTTCACAGAAAAGGAGTCGCTCCTATTGGAAGTTTTGCGTGGCGAGATGTTCAATACTTGCTCCAGGAATCCTGGCCCATCTTGATCTCCGGTGCACTGTGCATCGTCTATACGAGAGTCGACCAGATGTTGCTTATGCATTGGACCACTTCAGAGGCTGTTGGGACTTATGCCGCCGCTGTTCGGTTTATCGAATATTGGAATATTATTCCTAGCATCGTCTTGGGGTCGCTGCTATCAGGGCTTTCTCGATTAGTGGGTGAGAAGGAGCGATTCGAGCGAGCTGCCCGCATTGTTTTTCGGCTTCTGACTGTTGTGATCGTTCCGATTTGTGTGGTGACGGCGTGGTATTCGGACGCAATTGTATTGGTCTTATTCGGAGAGCGATTTCAAGCTAGTGGACAGGTGTTGGCGCTGTTGACGTGGTCGTCATTGTTCATTTTTTGGGGAACAGTGAATAACACCTTGCTCATTGTCCTCGGGCGTCAACGCCTAGACATCATCTTTACGTCGGCCTCGTTTGTCGTGAGCATCGGATTAAATGTTCTCTTGATTCCTATTTTCCACGAGCGCGGTGCGGCAGTCGCTGCAGTTGCGTGTTGCGCGACCGGCTCCCTGATCGGATTTTTCGTGAGGCAGACGAGGCGGTGGAGCTTTGAGATGTATCGTTCGCTTCTTCTTCCTGCTGCGTTGTCCGGTTGCATTATTCTCCTCGTATCCATGATGCCAGTTCTCTGGTATGGGCAAGTCGGGGTGTTTGTCGTGCTGTATGGAATGTTCTACATGGCGTGTGGAATTCGGTGGAAGTTGGAAGAATGGGATGTTCTCGCTCGGGCTCTCAGCAGCCGAGGTGTGCTAAATGCTTACTGA